Proteins encoded in a region of the Paenibacillus pedocola genome:
- the qoxC gene encoding cytochrome aa3 quinol oxidase subunit III, protein MKIDASKPLEYSTEENSNKIFGFWVFLGAEIPLFATLFTVYFVMVNRFANGPSGKELFEIGPVLIETFLLLTSSFTIGLAIHAMRHGYKKAMMFFMGITLLMGLGFIGIEIDEFFTYVHEGATLQTSGFLSSLFVLLGTHGAHVSFGFLWGAGIMIQLWRQGITPATANKAFIFSLFWHFLDVVWIFIFSFVYLKGLM, encoded by the coding sequence ATGAAAATAGATGCGTCCAAGCCGCTGGAATATTCAACAGAAGAGAACAGTAATAAAATCTTCGGCTTTTGGGTTTTTCTCGGGGCTGAAATACCGCTCTTCGCTACACTGTTTACCGTATACTTCGTAATGGTTAACCGCTTTGCCAACGGTCCAAGCGGCAAAGAGCTGTTTGAAATCGGCCCGGTGCTGATTGAAACCTTCCTGCTGCTTACAAGCTCGTTCACAATCGGCCTCGCCATTCATGCTATGCGGCACGGCTACAAGAAAGCAATGATGTTCTTTATGGGCATCACGCTCCTGATGGGTCTTGGCTTTATCGGCATTGAGATCGATGAATTCTTCACCTATGTCCATGAAGGCGCCACACTCCAGACCAGCGGTTTCCTGTCCAGTCTCTTCGTACTGCTCGGAACCCACGGTGCCCACGTCAGCTTCGGCTTCCTGTGGGGAGCAGGGATCATGATCCAGCTGTGGCGGCAGGGAATTACTCCGGCTACTGCCAATAAAGCCTTTATCTTCTCACTGTTCTGGCATTTCTTAGACGTTGTCTGGATCTTTATCTTCAGCTTTGTCTACCTGAAAGGACTGATGTGA
- a CDS encoding TetR/AcrR family transcriptional regulator — translation MGDTEDKIRTPQQDRSIRTKQAIIQAAMKLFSEKGYHQTNTKQIAAAAGVSTGSFYSYFIDKRAVFMEVLTGYSEVLLERIDASMAEINFHNMDKHTLLTHLVDSLLLSHEVYTGFHKELSIMYLSDEDIKRQMDAQYEVGRVRTLQYLQMGMDELKVTDLEAAAILVFESVSAIVDVIAFSPHRVSPERLKTELVNMLVKYLYG, via the coding sequence ATGGGTGATACGGAAGATAAGATCAGAACACCGCAGCAGGACCGCAGCATCAGAACCAAACAGGCGATCATTCAAGCCGCTATGAAGCTTTTTTCAGAGAAGGGTTACCACCAGACCAATACCAAGCAAATAGCCGCCGCGGCAGGAGTATCTACAGGCAGTTTTTATTCTTACTTCATTGATAAGCGGGCTGTATTTATGGAAGTGCTAACGGGGTATAGCGAGGTTTTACTGGAACGGATTGATGCTTCCATGGCTGAAATTAATTTCCACAATATGGACAAACACACTCTGCTCACACATCTCGTGGACAGCCTCCTGTTGTCACATGAGGTCTATACCGGTTTCCACAAAGAGCTGTCGATCATGTATCTCAGCGATGAAGATATTAAGCGGCAGATGGACGCACAGTATGAAGTGGGCCGCGTCAGAACGCTGCAGTATCTCCAGATGGGGATGGATGAGCTGAAGGTTACCGACCTGGAAGCGGCAGCCATCCTTGTATTCGAGTCCGTAAGCGCCATTGTGGATGTAATCGCCTTCTCTCCGCACCGGGTTTCGCCTGAGCGTCTGAAGACAGAGCTCGTCAATATGCTCGTTAAGTATCTGTATGGCTGA
- a CDS encoding stalk domain-containing protein gives MSKKSTIKGFVVGAAVTASLAMSMSAYADTIQKQIAVTYDDIIVKLNGQETALKDATGATVEPFIYNGTVYLPARAISEAVGLSASYDKTTKTVSLTSSGESVSTDGKTGTPPEGTPPTGTGSSTDSTVDASSLGSATYLLSGSTAAKTGDTISATAMGASAVKVTDSGSLTLNGVTLNKTGNTSSEDNSNFYGLNAALLATAGSTITLNDSTISTAATGSNAVFATGAGSTVNVSGVTINTTADSSRGLDATYSGTVNATNTNITTSGIHSASIATDRGNGTVNVTGGTMNTTGTDSPGIYSTGNITVTNALLTATGSEAAVIEGKNSITLNNTNLSGAKKSGVMLYQSLSGDAEVGTSTFNMTGGSLAAYAGPLFYATNTEAVINLKNAGLTAASGILLNAAADQWGTPGANGASVTLNANAQPLTGDVTADSISSVAVVLSNGSSLSGAIDNANTAKFASLTLDANSTWNVTGDSYLSALISSVTDFSNIKDNGYDIYYDASASANSWLGGQTYYLANGGLLTPAVN, from the coding sequence ATGAGTAAAAAAAGCACGATAAAGGGTTTTGTCGTTGGAGCCGCAGTAACCGCCTCACTGGCTATGTCCATGTCCGCTTACGCCGACACGATTCAAAAACAGATCGCCGTTACCTATGATGATATTATCGTGAAGCTGAACGGCCAGGAAACCGCCCTTAAGGATGCTACGGGTGCAACGGTAGAGCCTTTCATCTATAACGGCACTGTCTATCTGCCGGCAAGAGCCATATCCGAAGCCGTCGGATTGAGCGCGAGCTATGACAAGACCACGAAAACGGTCAGCCTGACTTCCAGCGGTGAATCCGTGTCTACAGACGGTAAGACAGGCACTCCGCCTGAAGGAACACCTCCAACGGGTACAGGCAGCAGTACAGACAGCACGGTTGATGCCAGCAGCCTCGGCAGTGCAACCTATTTGCTAAGCGGCAGTACAGCAGCCAAAACAGGCGATACCATTTCCGCCACAGCGATGGGTGCCTCGGCCGTTAAAGTAACGGACAGCGGCAGCTTGACCCTAAACGGTGTGACCCTGAACAAGACGGGGAATACTTCCTCCGAGGACAACAGCAACTTTTACGGACTGAACGCAGCACTCCTGGCAACTGCAGGCAGCACCATTACGCTGAATGATTCCACGATTTCAACAGCAGCCACCGGTTCAAATGCCGTATTTGCAACGGGTGCAGGCTCCACGGTCAATGTATCCGGCGTAACGATCAACACCACTGCTGATTCTTCACGGGGACTGGATGCAACCTATTCCGGTACAGTTAATGCTACGAACACCAATATCACTACATCGGGCATACACTCTGCCAGCATCGCTACAGACCGCGGCAATGGAACAGTCAATGTTACCGGAGGCACCATGAATACAACCGGCACCGACTCCCCAGGGATTTACTCTACCGGCAACATTACAGTTACCAATGCTTTGCTCACCGCAACCGGATCAGAGGCAGCCGTAATTGAAGGCAAAAATTCCATCACCTTGAACAATACCAACCTGTCGGGAGCTAAAAAGAGCGGCGTAATGCTCTATCAGAGCCTCTCCGGTGATGCCGAGGTCGGTACCAGCACCTTCAATATGACTGGCGGCTCGCTTGCTGCTTATGCCGGACCATTGTTCTATGCTACCAATACCGAGGCTGTGATTAACTTGAAGAATGCAGGTTTAACCGCTGCCTCAGGAATCCTACTGAATGCAGCTGCAGATCAATGGGGCACCCCCGGCGCAAACGGCGCAAGCGTGACGCTGAATGCCAATGCCCAGCCGCTGACCGGTGATGTGACCGCTGACAGCATCAGCAGCGTTGCGGTAGTTCTATCGAACGGTAGCTCCCTGAGCGGTGCGATTGATAATGCGAATACGGCGAAGTTTGCTTCGCTCACACTGGATGCTAACAGCACCTGGAATGTCACTGGCGACTCCTACTTAAGTGCGCTGATCAGCAGCGTTACCGACTTCTCCAATATCAAGGATAACGGATACGACATTTATTATGATGCTTCCGCAAGCGCCAACAGCTGGCTTGGCGGCCAGACCTACTATCTGGCCAACGGCGGCCTGTTGACTCCGGCAGTTAACTAA
- a CDS encoding polysaccharide deacetylase, with amino-acid sequence MKKVMALLMTLFLCFGILQTTAKAAGAGSVLKLGVNDTLTEIEAVSVKDTYYVPLRALSAELKWTITGLQEGIAVAAGDHSVQLLNNDGGLQLPDGTVAAMSTFLQDGKLMVPLRISTYLGYSLTFQPDKYLLRVRDAAALLSDEEYFVQYKDKLKPQAASGTASAGTSEAKGRTLYLTFDDGPSATTSELLGILDKYDAKATFFMLGLNMNRYPSQVKQIVKAGYGLGLHGMTHRKEEFYASPAAALAEMAGDNAVLKKISGAETSLIRPPYGSKPYFTQAFRDKVLTQGYHLWDWNVDSEDWKYKEDSGKIYASVMSQVHKLQKSQTNPVILMHDQKATLKVLPRLLETFKKEGYSFAIITKDIKPLNFWKDER; translated from the coding sequence ATGAAAAAAGTAATGGCTTTATTGATGACATTATTCTTATGTTTTGGGATTCTGCAAACCACAGCTAAGGCTGCGGGGGCAGGTTCAGTCTTGAAGCTGGGAGTCAACGATACCTTGACTGAAATCGAAGCTGTATCCGTCAAAGACACTTATTATGTTCCGCTCCGTGCGCTGTCAGCAGAACTGAAATGGACCATTACCGGTCTGCAGGAAGGAATTGCAGTTGCGGCCGGAGATCATTCGGTTCAGCTGCTTAACAATGACGGGGGACTTCAGCTTCCGGACGGAACCGTTGCTGCGATGAGCACCTTCCTGCAGGACGGCAAGCTGATGGTGCCTCTGCGGATCAGCACCTACCTCGGGTATAGCTTAACCTTTCAGCCGGATAAATATTTACTTCGGGTACGGGATGCTGCGGCGCTGCTGAGCGACGAGGAATACTTTGTTCAATATAAAGACAAGCTGAAACCGCAGGCCGCCAGCGGAACTGCTTCTGCTGGTACGTCAGAGGCCAAGGGGCGGACCCTGTATCTTACGTTTGATGACGGACCGTCGGCAACGACCTCTGAGCTGCTGGGTATACTGGATAAATATGATGCGAAGGCGACCTTCTTTATGCTGGGGCTGAACATGAACCGTTATCCTTCCCAGGTGAAACAGATTGTGAAGGCGGGCTACGGGCTTGGACTGCACGGAATGACTCACCGTAAGGAGGAATTTTATGCATCTCCGGCTGCTGCACTGGCTGAGATGGCGGGAGACAATGCGGTGCTGAAGAAGATCAGCGGAGCGGAAACGTCACTGATCCGGCCGCCATACGGAAGCAAACCCTATTTCACACAAGCCTTCAGGGACAAGGTGTTGACCCAGGGTTATCATTTATGGGACTGGAATGTCGACTCGGAAGACTGGAAGTACAAGGAAGACAGCGGCAAAATCTATGCTTCCGTCATGAGCCAGGTGCACAAACTGCAGAAATCGCAGACGAATCCGGTCATATTGATGCATGACCAGAAGGCGACGCTTAAAGTGCTGCCGCGTCTTTTGGAGACCTTCAAGAAGGAAGGATACAGCTTTGCGATTATCACTAAGGATATTAAACCGCTGAATTTCTGGAAGGATGAGCGTTAA
- the qoxA gene encoding cytochrome aa3 quinol oxidase subunit II, translating to MKKKGPLYALFLSLLFILPGCSSLSVLNPKGPAARTLSDTIILSILVMAGVLAVVYILYIFVLVKYRAKKSNEGYIPEHEEGNKVLEAIWIIIPIIIVAFLSVVTVKSTHAVENVASEYKDQDPLVIYASSSNWKWHFSYPEEGIETVNYVNIPVHRAVEFRLYSFGTITSFWVPQLAGQKYAMSDMLTELNLSADTVGSYIGKNSNFSGKGFAHMEFETLVMTDKDYQDWVKEVKETAPALTEEEFKGLLAAEVLGRKTYSSTHLTFSPPPGDHSEHMSGNGSEMDMENGGTEHEDNKEIHPSPEPSSQTEFDSVPNPEVDEPLPSSPVEETTN from the coding sequence ATGAAAAAAAAGGGACCGTTATACGCTTTGTTTCTAAGCCTGCTCTTTATTCTGCCGGGATGCAGTTCGCTTTCCGTACTGAATCCGAAGGGGCCGGCTGCCCGAACTTTATCTGACACGATCATCCTCTCCATTCTGGTGATGGCCGGTGTCCTCGCAGTTGTCTACATCTTATATATCTTCGTCCTGGTGAAATACCGGGCAAAGAAGAGCAATGAAGGGTACATTCCTGAACATGAGGAGGGCAACAAGGTTCTTGAGGCTATCTGGATTATCATCCCGATCATCATCGTAGCCTTTCTGTCCGTTGTGACTGTTAAGTCCACTCATGCGGTCGAGAATGTCGCCTCTGAGTACAAGGATCAGGATCCGCTGGTCATTTATGCTTCGTCATCCAACTGGAAATGGCATTTCAGCTATCCTGAGGAAGGCATTGAAACAGTTAACTACGTCAACATTCCCGTTCACCGTGCGGTAGAATTCAGACTGTACTCCTTCGGGACAATCACGAGCTTCTGGGTTCCCCAGCTTGCCGGTCAAAAATACGCAATGAGCGATATGCTTACCGAGCTTAACCTCTCGGCCGATACTGTGGGCTCTTATATCGGAAAGAACTCGAACTTCAGCGGTAAGGGCTTTGCCCATATGGAATTCGAGACTCTGGTAATGACCGATAAAGATTACCAGGATTGGGTGAAGGAAGTTAAAGAAACTGCACCTGCGCTTACCGAAGAGGAATTCAAAGGTCTGCTTGCCGCCGAAGTACTTGGACGCAAAACCTACTCCTCTACGCATCTGACGTTCAGTCCTCCTCCGGGTGACCATAGCGAGCATATGAGCGGAAACGGCTCGGAAATGGATATGGAGAACGGCGGTACGGAACATGAGGACAACAAGGAAATCCATCCTTCTCCGGAACCATCCAGCCAGACAGAGTTTGACAGTGTGCCTAATCCGGAAGTCGATGAACCGCTGCCAAGTTCGCCTGTTGAAGAAACTACGAACTAA
- the qoxD gene encoding cytochrome aa3 quinol oxidase subunit IV, whose protein sequence is MIKQLFPIRHVMGYLASLVLSAAALIVIYGDLSQTANMTVLLITALIQASLQLFVFMHIGESADTKKELYLNIAYALFVGLVTIFGTLFIFVWGWYS, encoded by the coding sequence ATGATAAAGCAACTGTTTCCAATTCGCCATGTTATGGGTTATCTGGCCTCTCTGGTCCTTTCTGCCGCAGCGCTGATCGTGATCTATGGAGACCTCTCCCAAACGGCTAATATGACGGTTCTGCTCATCACTGCGCTTATCCAGGCATCCCTGCAGCTCTTTGTGTTCATGCACATCGGGGAATCGGCAGATACCAAAAAAGAACTTTATCTCAACATTGCTTATGCCTTGTTCGTAGGGCTGGTAACCATCTTCGGTACCCTCTTCATCTTCGTATGGGGCTGGTATTCCTAA
- the qoxB gene encoding cytochrome aa3 quinol oxidase subunit I: MDLDKFKVHGEPLIYGAMVSIALATIGILVGLTYFKKWGYLWREWLTTVDHKKIGVMYILAALLMLFRGGVDAMMMRLQTAAPEMKFLDAQHYNEVFTTHGLIMILFMAMPFIIGLMNVIIPLQIGARDVAFPRLNAVSFWLFFMGAMLLNISFVIGGSPDAGWSAYFPLASLEFSPTVGNNYYSLALQISGIGTLITGVNFIVTILKMRAPGMTLMKMPMFTWSVLITNVIIVFAFPVLTVALALMMFDRLFGSQFFTMANGGMDMLWANLFWVWGHPEVYIVILPAFGIYSEIIATFSKKNLYGYTSMVFSMVIISLLSFLVWAHHFYTMGQGVMVNSFFSITTMAIAVPTGVKIFNWLFTLRKGRITFTTPMLYTLAFIPIFTIGGVTGVMLAMASADYQYHNTMFLVAHFHYVLIPGAVFAVIAGFHYWFPKVFGFRLNERLGKHAFWWIIISFNVTFFPLFFLGLMGMTRRMYTYSEESGFGPLNMLSFAGAVGLAIGFVILVYNIYWSTRYMPRDTTSDPWDGRTLEWATPSPIPAYNFAIVPNVKTRDAFWAAKQDNVPLFEDKITKIHLPNNTGKPFILGVIFFFLGFFLVFSMWIPAIVAGVGVIIMLAAMSFDRDHGFYVPAEEVIATEKKLRGETV, translated from the coding sequence ATGGATTTAGACAAATTTAAGGTTCACGGCGAACCCTTGATTTACGGAGCCATGGTCAGTATCGCACTCGCTACCATCGGGATTCTCGTCGGGTTGACCTATTTTAAGAAATGGGGATACCTGTGGCGTGAATGGCTTACTACCGTGGATCACAAGAAAATCGGGGTCATGTATATTCTCGCAGCACTTCTGATGCTGTTCCGAGGCGGCGTGGACGCGATGATGATGCGTCTGCAAACCGCAGCACCGGAAATGAAATTCCTCGATGCGCAGCATTATAACGAGGTATTTACCACCCACGGCCTGATTATGATCCTCTTCATGGCCATGCCTTTTATCATCGGTCTGATGAACGTAATCATTCCGCTGCAAATCGGCGCAAGAGACGTTGCTTTTCCGCGCCTCAACGCTGTCAGCTTCTGGCTGTTCTTCATGGGAGCCATGCTGCTTAACATTTCCTTCGTTATCGGGGGATCACCGGATGCAGGCTGGTCCGCGTACTTCCCGCTGGCGAGTCTGGAATTCAGCCCGACTGTTGGTAACAACTACTACTCCCTTGCACTACAGATTTCCGGTATCGGAACACTGATTACAGGGGTTAACTTCATTGTTACCATTCTCAAAATGCGCGCACCAGGCATGACGCTGATGAAAATGCCGATGTTCACCTGGTCCGTACTGATCACCAACGTCATTATCGTCTTCGCCTTCCCGGTGCTGACCGTAGCACTTGCCCTGATGATGTTTGACCGTCTGTTCGGCTCACAATTCTTCACGATGGCCAACGGCGGGATGGATATGCTCTGGGCTAACCTGTTCTGGGTTTGGGGACATCCGGAGGTTTACATTGTAATTTTGCCGGCATTCGGGATTTACAGTGAAATTATCGCCACCTTCTCCAAAAAGAACCTGTACGGCTATACCTCAATGGTATTCAGTATGGTCATCATCTCGCTTTTGTCCTTCCTGGTTTGGGCTCACCATTTCTACACCATGGGTCAAGGCGTTATGGTCAACAGCTTCTTCTCCATCACTACGATGGCGATTGCCGTACCAACCGGGGTCAAAATATTCAACTGGCTGTTCACCCTGCGTAAAGGGCGAATCACCTTCACGACACCGATGTTATACACCCTGGCCTTCATTCCGATCTTCACAATCGGCGGGGTAACCGGCGTTATGCTGGCGATGGCCAGTGCGGATTACCAGTATCACAATACCATGTTCCTGGTAGCCCATTTCCACTACGTTCTGATTCCAGGCGCAGTGTTTGCGGTTATCGCCGGGTTCCATTACTGGTTCCCGAAAGTATTCGGCTTCCGTCTTAATGAACGCCTGGGCAAACATGCTTTCTGGTGGATTATTATTTCCTTTAACGTGACCTTCTTCCCGCTCTTCTTCCTGGGACTGATGGGAATGACCCGCCGTATGTACACCTATTCAGAGGAGAGTGGCTTCGGTCCGCTGAATATGCTGTCCTTCGCCGGAGCAGTAGGTCTCGCAATCGGCTTTGTTATCCTGGTCTACAACATTTACTGGAGTACACGCTACATGCCAAGAGATACAACAAGCGATCCTTGGGATGGACGTACCCTGGAATGGGCTACACCAAGTCCGATTCCGGCTTACAACTTCGCAATAGTGCCAAACGTAAAAACCCGCGATGCCTTCTGGGCAGCCAAGCAGGATAATGTGCCGCTGTTCGAGGATAAAATCACTAAGATTCACTTGCCGAACAATACCGGGAAGCCGTTTATCCTGGGTGTCATCTTCTTCTTCCTGGGCTTCTTCCTCGTATTCAGCATGTGGATTCCAGCGATCGTTGCCGGAGTCGGCGTAATCATTATGCTGGCGGCAATGTCCTTTGACCGGGATCACGGCTTCTACGTACCGGCTGAAGAAGTTATTGCTACTGAAAAGAAATTGCGGGGTGAGACTGTATGA
- a CDS encoding MFS transporter, translated as MRVRRIFSFTAIVLGFFMALLDTTIINIALPEMTRHFGGTVSQISWIMNGYNLAFAVFILTASRLADQFGRKRVFLIGVLLFTVTSLLAGLAPSLGILILLRVLQGLAGAVIVPVTIPLTTTTFPKEMHGLIIGIWGAVSGVAAASGPALGGIITQQLNWQWIFFVNVPLGVLSLVLTALFIKESRDDSAGRSIDYGGTLGITGAMFFITYALIKVQSYGWNSRVILLLLALGIVFLIFFFFSQRKGREPMLPLSLLRIRTFNGASLTMIIVGAALMNISLLTSFFLTRMMGMTELKAGLVLSMIAVGSIASSAISGPLSAKYGSHLFAAGGVLLMAGAAYSLSGLQADSALADVLVRLVAMGLGTGLTMAPVMSSAVRNVPEEKVGIASGVTNMSKALGSVIGVAIIVTVLQQQTDNNLHTAGSRAVQTVQEDQVLQPFIKPVLIAAVTSLGQGKQATDGKADGDEVFTDVMAKTRLAAATLSPAEQQAFAADSGNQFREAGQLLSQAAAGLQGAAVDAFSRTFVFASLLMLPGILFALLSDKRPKRQKETVLEAESSAI; from the coding sequence ATGCGTGTGCGGCGGATTTTTTCTTTTACTGCAATTGTCCTCGGTTTTTTTATGGCACTGCTGGATACCACGATTATTAATATTGCCTTACCGGAGATGACGCGTCATTTCGGGGGAACCGTTTCGCAAATTTCCTGGATAATGAACGGGTACAATCTGGCGTTTGCCGTGTTTATTCTGACGGCATCACGGCTGGCTGACCAATTCGGGCGTAAGCGGGTATTTTTGATCGGTGTTTTGCTGTTCACGGTTACTTCATTGCTTGCCGGTCTGGCTCCCTCACTGGGAATTCTGATCCTGCTTCGTGTTCTCCAGGGCCTGGCGGGGGCGGTTATTGTTCCTGTTACCATCCCGCTGACCACGACTACTTTCCCCAAAGAAATGCATGGCCTAATTATCGGCATCTGGGGAGCTGTGTCGGGTGTTGCTGCTGCAAGCGGTCCGGCACTTGGCGGCATAATCACCCAGCAGCTCAACTGGCAGTGGATCTTTTTTGTCAACGTCCCGCTTGGAGTGCTGAGCCTTGTGCTGACAGCGCTGTTCATCAAGGAATCCCGCGATGACTCTGCGGGCAGGTCCATCGATTATGGCGGAACACTGGGAATCACCGGAGCGATGTTCTTCATCACCTATGCGTTAATCAAAGTCCAGAGCTATGGCTGGAATTCCCGGGTAATTCTGCTGCTGCTGGCACTGGGTATAGTGTTCCTGATATTCTTTTTCTTCTCACAGCGGAAAGGAAGGGAGCCGATGCTGCCGCTCTCGCTGCTGCGGATCCGCACCTTTAACGGTGCATCGCTGACTATGATTATCGTAGGGGCGGCGCTGATGAATATCTCGCTGCTGACCAGCTTCTTCCTGACCAGGATGATGGGAATGACGGAGCTGAAAGCGGGTCTTGTTCTCTCAATGATTGCAGTGGGCTCCATTGCCAGCTCGGCCATATCCGGGCCGCTATCCGCTAAATACGGGAGCCACCTGTTCGCTGCGGGGGGTGTGCTCTTGATGGCTGGTGCCGCCTATTCCTTAAGCGGACTGCAGGCAGATTCGGCGCTGGCCGATGTATTGGTCCGCTTAGTCGCCATGGGACTGGGAACTGGCCTTACGATGGCGCCCGTGATGTCTTCCGCAGTCCGGAACGTTCCTGAAGAAAAGGTGGGAATTGCTTCGGGCGTCACGAATATGAGCAAGGCGCTGGGCAGTGTAATCGGCGTAGCAATTATCGTAACAGTGCTGCAGCAGCAAACGGACAATAACCTGCACACAGCCGGGAGCCGTGCGGTGCAGACGGTGCAGGAGGATCAGGTGCTGCAGCCGTTTATTAAACCGGTGCTGATTGCCGCAGTTACCTCGCTCGGGCAAGGAAAACAAGCCACAGACGGGAAGGCGGACGGCGATGAAGTATTCACGGATGTGATGGCGAAGACCAGGCTTGCCGCTGCCACGCTGAGTCCTGCGGAACAGCAGGCATTTGCGGCGGACAGCGGGAATCAGTTCCGCGAAGCCGGGCAGCTGCTGTCACAAGCTGCAGCAGGTTTGCAGGGGGCGGCTGTTGATGCCTTCAGCCGGACGTTTGTTTTTGCAAGTCTGCTGATGCTTCCCGGGATTCTCTTTGCGCTGCTAAGCGACAAGCGGCCGAAGAGGCAGAAGGAGACCGTGCTTGAGGCGGAAAGCTCTGCTATTTGA
- a CDS encoding GntR family transcriptional regulator: MFELDVRSRKPIYEQLTGKIKEMIMHGILRADEQLPSVRTLSSQLTVNPNTIQKAYRELEREEYIYSLPGKGSFVAPLRQERNESKRAELRGELLRLMAEAVYLGFTENEISTLYRQVLEQREGEKHD; the protein is encoded by the coding sequence ATGTTCGAACTGGACGTTCGCAGCCGCAAGCCGATTTACGAGCAGCTGACGGGTAAGATCAAAGAGATGATTATGCATGGGATTCTCCGGGCGGATGAACAGCTTCCGTCGGTAAGAACGTTATCTTCACAGCTAACAGTCAATCCGAATACGATTCAGAAGGCTTACCGGGAGCTGGAGCGTGAAGAGTATATCTATTCTCTGCCGGGCAAGGGAAGCTTCGTGGCTCCGCTGCGGCAGGAACGGAATGAGAGCAAGAGGGCGGAGCTGCGCGGGGAGCTGCTGCGGCTGATGGCGGAGGCCGTATATCTTGGATTCACCGAAAATGAGATCAGCACATTGTACCGTCAGGTTCTGGAGCAGAGAGAGGGGGAGAAGCATGATTGA
- the aguA gene encoding agmatine deiminase: MPHTIGRSPREDGYRMPGEYEPHAGTWMLWPTRTDTWRLGAKPAQDAFVAVAAAIAEFEPVTIGVVSGQYEHVRSRMPESVRVVEISSNDAWMRDIGPTFVVNREGGVRGIDWGFNAWGGLNGGLYFPWDQDLLVKQKVLEIERLDRYDLQHFILEGGSVHVDGEGTLITTEQCLLHKNRNPQLTKSQIEAVLRNSLNIDKIIWLPRGMVHDETDGHIDEVAAFVRPGVVVMSWTDNRRDPQYEVLNEAYKHLSRATDAQGRRLEIHKLHLPQPLAITGEEAGRIDRASHSYNRRAGTLLAATYVNFYICNGGVIMPGFGDSNDAGAYSMLSRLFPERKVVQINTREIALGGGNIHCITQQQPKGQRIKYNLAR, from the coding sequence ATGCCACACACAATAGGAAGATCGCCGAGAGAAGACGGTTATCGTATGCCGGGTGAATATGAGCCTCATGCCGGCACCTGGATGCTCTGGCCTACCCGCACCGACACTTGGAGGCTGGGGGCTAAGCCGGCACAGGATGCTTTTGTAGCCGTAGCTGCGGCAATTGCCGAATTTGAGCCGGTAACGATAGGCGTTGTCTCCGGCCAGTATGAGCATGTACGCTCACGGATGCCGGAGTCCGTCCGGGTAGTTGAGATTTCTTCCAATGATGCCTGGATGCGGGATATCGGCCCGACCTTTGTCGTGAACCGGGAGGGTGGCGTAAGGGGAATTGACTGGGGTTTTAACGCTTGGGGCGGACTAAACGGAGGGCTGTATTTCCCGTGGGATCAGGACCTGCTGGTGAAACAAAAAGTGCTGGAGATCGAGCGTCTGGACCGCTATGATCTTCAGCATTTTATTTTGGAGGGCGGATCGGTTCATGTGGACGGGGAAGGTACGCTTATCACTACAGAGCAGTGTCTGCTGCACAAAAACCGCAACCCGCAGCTGACGAAATCGCAGATCGAAGCTGTGCTGCGTAATTCCCTGAATATCGACAAAATTATCTGGCTCCCGCGCGGCATGGTTCATGATGAAACCGATGGGCATATCGATGAGGTTGCGGCGTTTGTGAGACCTGGCGTCGTTGTCATGAGCTGGACGGACAACCGGCGGGATCCGCAGTATGAGGTGCTGAATGAGGCCTATAAACACTTGAGCCGGGCAACGGACGCACAGGGACGCAGGCTTGAAATCCATAAGCTGCACCTCCCGCAGCCCCTGGCAATTACCGGTGAGGAAGCAGGCCGGATTGACCGGGCCAGTCATAGCTATAACCGCAGAGCGGGAACCCTTTTAGCCGCCACCTATGTAAATTTCTATATCTGCAACGGGGGAGTCATTATGCCCGGCTTCGGGGACAGCAATGACGCCGGGGCTTATTCCATGCTTAGCAGGCTGTTTCCGGAGCGGAAGGTCGTGCAGATTAATACAAGGGAAATCGCCCTCGGCGGCGGCAATATTCACTGCATTACCCAGCAGCAGCCCAAAGGGCAGCGGATTAAATATAACCTGGCCCGATAA